A single Nocardioides bizhenqiangii DNA region contains:
- a CDS encoding alpha/beta fold hydrolase — MDDVLRLQFSELRVPLKMTFRHASAARTHGESLWVEASRGGLRGYGEGCPRPYVTGETRESVRAWLGARGPQIMAECGSLADVRAWTVAHEKEIDASPSAWCAVEMALLDLFAQEQEASVEGLLGLRPPGGPHRYSAVLGNDERWKTRFLIDQYCILGLTDFKVKLGGDLGVDQQKLADIAELAAWHGVESWRVRVDANNLWADSPADALGYLKALDAPLFGIEEPVAPRDAQMQSAISVELGVPIILDESLCTMADLERYDGLAGTYIANLKVSRVGGVLRGLRLVDAINERGWPLIVGAHVGETSVLTRAAMLVAAQADDLAAQEGAFGSRLIEREPVTPSLRWGRGGRLDLSQLYAEVTPEGLQVTPPDAWGRGWGTTGRAPSTSWPEREKVAVQSMSDGYDIHYRLWGPEQADDVVVVLHGGMSHSLWQRPLAEAITARSDYAVFAPDRRGCGLNDGRGDLGSADRTIDDVEEHLRFLAERYQRVHLAGWCQGAQYAAVAAHELQDEEWLSSLLLVTPGLFWNARFRSVIDMTERVVQHLLTHFDLGPDRDESFVPVPLQATDFTLEPDGLDFIDADALKTTELTLKSVVVMDEVQERSWEAILGVRLPVFALTATGDRIVDNAKVRAWIAPVLERAPTSHLVEVDTGHAVQFELADRLATELVSFIRSCTATA, encoded by the coding sequence ATGGACGACGTGCTGCGTCTGCAGTTCTCCGAGCTTCGGGTCCCGCTGAAGATGACCTTCCGGCACGCGTCGGCCGCACGCACGCACGGCGAGAGCCTGTGGGTCGAGGCCTCCCGCGGTGGGCTGCGCGGCTACGGCGAGGGCTGCCCGCGGCCGTACGTCACGGGTGAGACGCGAGAGTCGGTCCGGGCCTGGCTCGGGGCTCGCGGCCCGCAGATCATGGCGGAGTGCGGCTCGTTGGCCGACGTGCGCGCGTGGACCGTCGCGCACGAGAAGGAGATCGATGCCTCGCCTTCGGCGTGGTGCGCCGTCGAGATGGCTCTGCTCGACCTGTTCGCCCAGGAGCAGGAGGCGAGCGTCGAGGGTCTGCTCGGGCTCCGGCCACCGGGGGGGCCGCATCGCTACAGCGCGGTGCTCGGCAACGACGAACGGTGGAAGACCAGGTTCCTCATCGACCAGTACTGCATCCTCGGCCTCACCGACTTCAAGGTGAAGCTCGGCGGGGACCTGGGCGTCGATCAGCAGAAGCTCGCTGACATCGCCGAGCTCGCCGCGTGGCACGGCGTCGAGTCCTGGCGGGTCCGTGTCGACGCCAACAACCTCTGGGCGGACTCGCCCGCCGACGCGCTCGGCTACCTGAAGGCTCTCGACGCGCCCCTGTTCGGCATCGAGGAGCCAGTGGCTCCGCGAGACGCCCAGATGCAGAGCGCGATCAGCGTCGAGCTGGGCGTACCGATCATCCTCGACGAGAGCCTGTGCACGATGGCCGACCTGGAGCGGTACGACGGCCTCGCCGGCACCTACATCGCCAACCTGAAGGTGTCGCGCGTCGGCGGGGTGCTCCGAGGACTGCGCCTGGTGGACGCGATCAACGAGCGCGGATGGCCGCTCATCGTCGGTGCCCACGTGGGGGAGACGTCGGTGCTCACCCGGGCGGCCATGCTCGTCGCCGCGCAGGCGGACGATCTCGCCGCTCAGGAGGGCGCCTTCGGGTCGCGGCTGATCGAACGCGAACCGGTCACGCCCAGCCTGCGCTGGGGACGCGGGGGCCGGCTCGACCTCAGCCAGCTGTACGCCGAGGTGACCCCCGAAGGCCTGCAGGTCACGCCGCCCGATGCGTGGGGCCGCGGCTGGGGCACGACCGGTCGGGCGCCGAGCACGTCGTGGCCGGAGCGAGAGAAGGTGGCCGTCCAGTCGATGTCGGACGGGTACGACATCCACTACCGGCTCTGGGGACCCGAGCAGGCCGACGACGTCGTGGTCGTGCTGCACGGCGGGATGAGCCACTCGCTGTGGCAGCGCCCCCTGGCCGAGGCCATCACCGCGCGGTCGGACTACGCCGTCTTCGCGCCCGATCGCCGCGGGTGCGGGCTCAACGACGGTCGTGGCGACCTCGGCAGTGCCGACCGCACGATCGACGACGTCGAGGAGCACCTGCGGTTCCTCGCCGAGCGTTACCAGCGGGTGCACCTCGCCGGCTGGTGCCAGGGTGCGCAGTACGCCGCGGTGGCGGCCCACGAGCTCCAGGACGAGGAGTGGCTCTCCAGCCTGCTGCTCGTCACACCCGGGCTGTTCTGGAACGCCCGCTTCCGCTCGGTGATCGACATGACCGAGCGGGTGGTGCAGCACCTGCTGACCCACTTCGACCTGGGTCCCGACCGCGACGAGTCGTTCGTGCCCGTCCCGCTGCAGGCAACCGACTTCACGCTCGAACCCGACGGACTGGACTTCATCGATGCCGACGCACTCAAGACGACCGAGCTCACCCTGAAGTCCGTCGTGGTGATGGACGAGGTCCAGGAGCGGTCATGGGAGGCCATCCTCGGCGTCCGGCTCCCGGTGTTCGCACTCACGGCTACGGGCGACCGCATCGTCGACAACGCGAAGGTCCGCGCGTGGATCGCGCCGGTGCTGGAGCGGGCTCCCACGAGCCACCTCGTCGAGGTGGACACCGGTCACGCCGTGCAGTTCGAGCTCGCGGACCGGCTGGCGACCGAGCTGGTCTCCTTCATCAGGTCGTGTACGGCAACCGCGTAG
- a CDS encoding APC family permease codes for MTVSTSPEKTPAAEEPHELKRVMGPWLLLLFIVGDILGAGVYAVTGQMAGYVGGVLWLPFLLAFVVAVLTAFSYLELVTKYPAAAGAALYTHKAFGIHFLTFMVAFAVVCSGITSASTSANTLAQNFFAGLALNDVWSTTADGATVTSVDTGVVTLVALGFMLLLALINLRGVGESVKFNIVLTMVEMVALCIVIGVGFAVVARGDANMEDLVSFDDYQDMGWVFAVTAATSIAFFAMVGFEDSVNMVEETKEPERIFPRTMFLGLGIAALLYILVAVSVVSVLNEQQLQDIYESEGRALVEVVHIGSPDFPIDKVFPFLAVFAVANTALINMLMASRLVYGMAKQRVLPRQLSAVLPGRRTPWLAILFTTVLSLLLIWYVTSDPDSNVVANLSSTTAFLLLCVFAVVNVACLVLKRKRADHDKTFFTAPMVVPPVAAILCLYLAGPWVDRDSIVYEIAGGLMVIGVGLWVVTWLINRVANKDEEPPRFVDIDHMDIDPTDDPR; via the coding sequence ATGACAGTCTCGACCTCGCCTGAGAAGACTCCGGCAGCTGAGGAGCCGCACGAGCTCAAACGGGTGATGGGGCCCTGGCTCCTCCTCCTCTTCATCGTCGGCGACATCCTCGGCGCGGGCGTCTACGCGGTGACCGGCCAGATGGCCGGCTACGTCGGTGGCGTGCTGTGGCTGCCGTTCCTCCTCGCCTTCGTGGTCGCCGTGCTGACGGCGTTCTCCTACCTGGAGCTCGTCACGAAGTACCCCGCGGCGGCGGGGGCCGCTCTCTACACGCACAAGGCGTTCGGGATCCACTTCCTCACGTTCATGGTGGCGTTCGCCGTCGTGTGCTCCGGCATCACCAGCGCCTCGACGTCGGCCAACACGCTCGCGCAGAACTTCTTCGCCGGCCTGGCCCTCAACGACGTGTGGTCGACGACGGCCGACGGAGCCACCGTCACCTCGGTGGACACCGGCGTGGTGACCCTGGTGGCACTCGGCTTCATGCTCCTGCTGGCGCTCATCAACCTGCGTGGTGTCGGCGAGAGCGTGAAGTTCAACATCGTCCTCACGATGGTGGAGATGGTCGCGCTGTGCATCGTCATCGGCGTCGGGTTCGCCGTCGTCGCCCGCGGGGACGCAAACATGGAGGACCTGGTCAGCTTCGACGACTACCAGGACATGGGCTGGGTCTTCGCCGTGACCGCAGCGACCTCGATCGCGTTCTTCGCGATGGTGGGGTTCGAGGACTCGGTCAACATGGTGGAGGAGACCAAGGAGCCGGAGCGGATCTTCCCGCGGACCATGTTCCTCGGACTCGGCATCGCCGCGCTCCTCTACATACTGGTCGCCGTATCGGTGGTCAGCGTCCTCAACGAGCAGCAGCTCCAGGACATCTACGAGTCCGAGGGTCGCGCCCTGGTCGAGGTGGTCCACATCGGCTCACCCGACTTCCCGATCGACAAGGTCTTCCCGTTCCTGGCGGTGTTCGCCGTCGCCAACACCGCCCTCATCAACATGCTGATGGCGAGTCGCCTCGTCTACGGGATGGCGAAGCAGCGGGTGCTGCCGCGGCAGCTCTCGGCGGTCCTGCCGGGCCGTCGTACGCCCTGGCTGGCGATCCTGTTCACGACCGTGCTGTCGCTGCTGCTCATCTGGTACGTCACGAGCGACCCCGACAGCAACGTGGTCGCCAACCTCAGCAGCACGACCGCCTTCCTGCTGCTGTGCGTGTTCGCGGTCGTCAACGTCGCCTGCCTTGTCCTGAAGCGCAAGCGCGCCGACCACGACAAGACGTTCTTCACGGCGCCGATGGTGGTGCCGCCGGTCGCCGCCATCCTCTGCCTCTACCTGGCCGGTCCGTGGGTCGATCGCGACTCGATCGTTTACGAGATCGCCGGCGGGCTGATGGTGATCGGCGTCGGGCTCTGGGTGGTGACCTGGCTGATCAACCGTGTGGCGAACAAGGACGAGGAGCCGCCACGCTTCGTCGACATCGACCACATGGACATCGACCCGACGGACGACCCGAGGTAA
- a CDS encoding amidohydrolase family protein — protein sequence MLALRASHAFDGARFLEGGATVLVEGERIVGVEPVGFPVPDGCEVSSSRGTLLPGLVDAHAHLVSDAQPGSLERVGTMTPEEIDGEIERSLAAQAAHGVTTVRDLGDRDYRTLGFRDRRVPGQARIVAAGPPITIPGGHCHYLGCVAATPEELRQAVADHDERGVDVIKVMASGGFLTPGTDMFGAQYEVDVLRSLVEAAHDRSLQVLAHAHSVAGIEHAVAAGVDGIEHFTGFCEQGSVLSDDLLDRVAAAGILVDPTMGNDFSLVGQLPPPPPQVADLIERLGLDIMAFFAQRYVDVGRMRDHGVSVVPGVDSGAMPLKAHGNAWIAVTDLVRCGYPVDEALAAGTSGAADACGVGDVTGRLAAGYDADLLVVDGDIESDPAALGRPQTVVIRGRHV from the coding sequence GTGCTCGCCTTGAGGGCTTCCCATGCGTTCGACGGCGCCCGCTTCCTCGAGGGCGGCGCGACCGTCCTGGTCGAGGGCGAGCGGATCGTGGGCGTCGAACCGGTGGGCTTCCCGGTGCCCGACGGGTGCGAGGTGTCGTCCTCTCGCGGCACGCTGCTGCCGGGCCTCGTGGACGCCCACGCGCACCTGGTGTCCGATGCCCAGCCCGGGTCGCTCGAGCGGGTCGGCACGATGACGCCCGAGGAGATCGACGGCGAGATCGAGAGATCCCTGGCGGCGCAGGCGGCGCACGGCGTGACGACGGTGCGGGACCTTGGCGACCGCGACTACCGGACACTCGGCTTCCGGGACCGGCGCGTCCCCGGTCAGGCGAGGATCGTCGCTGCCGGGCCGCCGATCACGATCCCCGGCGGCCACTGCCACTACCTCGGCTGCGTCGCTGCGACACCGGAGGAGCTCCGGCAGGCGGTCGCCGACCACGACGAGCGTGGCGTCGACGTGATCAAGGTGATGGCGAGCGGCGGCTTCCTCACCCCGGGCACCGACATGTTCGGGGCCCAGTACGAGGTCGACGTGCTGCGGTCCCTCGTCGAGGCGGCTCATGACCGCAGCCTCCAGGTGCTCGCGCATGCGCACTCCGTCGCCGGCATCGAGCACGCCGTGGCGGCCGGCGTCGACGGCATCGAGCACTTCACGGGGTTCTGCGAACAGGGCTCCGTGCTCTCCGACGACCTCCTCGACCGGGTGGCTGCCGCGGGAATTCTCGTCGACCCGACCATGGGCAACGACTTCTCGCTCGTCGGCCAACTGCCGCCGCCTCCGCCCCAGGTAGCCGACCTGATCGAGCGGCTGGGCCTCGACATCATGGCCTTCTTCGCGCAGCGCTACGTCGACGTGGGCCGGATGCGCGACCACGGCGTGAGCGTCGTACCCGGTGTCGACTCGGGCGCGATGCCGCTCAAGGCCCACGGCAACGCCTGGATCGCGGTCACCGACCTGGTGCGGTGTGGCTACCCGGTCGACGAGGCGCTCGCGGCCGGCACCTCCGGGGCCGCCGACGCCTGCGGTGTCGGGGACGTGACCGGCCGGCTGGCCGCGGGGTACGACGCCGACCTGCTGGTCGTCGACGGAGACATCGAGTCCGATCCCGCCGCGCTGGGCCGGCCGCAGACGGTCGTGATCAGGGGGCGACACGTCTGA
- a CDS encoding 6-phosphofructokinase, with the protein MRVGVLTGGGDCPGLNAVIRAVVRKGVKQHGFEFVGFRDGWKGPMEGVTMPLGIEQCRGILPRGGTILGSSRTNPFKVDNGVQRIKDNLAAGGVDALVAIGGEDTLGVATKLADLGVNVVGVPKTIDNDLSGTDFTFGFDTAVNIAVEAIDRLHTTAESHHRVLVVEVMGRHAGWIALHSGIAGGASIVLIPEQPFDIDEVCALVQKRFESRFAPILVVSEGAVPRDGSGMTLQSGETDAFGHVRLGGIGDRVAKEIEQRTGAEARAVVLGHVQRGGTPTAFDRWLATRFGLQAIDAVAEGDFGVMVALRGKDIVRVPLIEGTGELKLVSQAEYAEAEVFFG; encoded by the coding sequence ATGCGTGTCGGAGTCCTGACCGGTGGGGGCGACTGCCCTGGTCTCAACGCCGTCATCCGCGCCGTCGTGCGCAAGGGAGTCAAGCAGCACGGCTTCGAGTTCGTCGGTTTCCGCGATGGCTGGAAGGGCCCGATGGAGGGCGTCACGATGCCGCTCGGCATCGAACAGTGCCGCGGCATCCTGCCGCGCGGCGGCACCATCCTCGGGTCGTCGCGCACCAACCCGTTCAAGGTCGACAACGGGGTGCAGCGGATCAAGGACAACCTCGCCGCCGGCGGCGTCGACGCACTGGTGGCGATCGGAGGCGAGGACACCCTCGGCGTGGCCACCAAGCTCGCCGACCTGGGCGTCAACGTCGTCGGCGTGCCGAAGACCATCGACAACGACCTGTCAGGCACCGACTTCACGTTCGGCTTCGACACCGCGGTCAACATCGCGGTCGAGGCGATCGACCGGCTGCACACCACCGCGGAGTCGCACCACCGGGTGCTCGTGGTGGAGGTGATGGGCCGGCACGCCGGGTGGATCGCCCTGCACTCCGGGATCGCCGGCGGCGCCAGCATCGTGCTCATCCCCGAGCAGCCGTTCGACATCGACGAGGTGTGCGCCCTGGTGCAGAAGCGCTTCGAGTCGCGCTTCGCACCGATCCTGGTCGTCTCCGAGGGCGCCGTGCCCCGCGACGGCAGCGGGATGACCCTGCAGAGCGGCGAGACCGACGCGTTCGGCCACGTCCGGCTCGGCGGGATCGGCGACCGCGTAGCCAAGGAGATCGAGCAGCGCACGGGCGCCGAGGCGCGCGCCGTCGTGCTCGGCCACGTGCAGCGGGGCGGCACGCCGACGGCGTTCGACCGATGGCTCGCCACCCGGTTCGGCCTGCAGGCGATCGACGCCGTCGCCGAGGGTGACTTCGGCGTGATGGTCGCGCTGCGCGGCAAGGACATCGTCCGGGTCCCCCTGATCGAGGGCACCGGGGAGTTGAAGCTGGTCAGCCAGGCGGAGTACGCCGAAGCCGAGGTCTTCTTCGGCTGA
- a CDS encoding DUF1028 domain-containing protein: MTFSIVARSADGDSWGVAVASKFLAVGSAVPAAVAGVGAVATQAWANVAYKGLALAHLDEGATASIAVQRLIEEDDGRDHRQVGIVDVEGGAATYTGSACLEWAGGLTGDGFAVQGNILAGSEVIEAMRDAFEASDPEAPLARRLLAALAAGDEAGGDSRGRQSAALLVVKEGAGYGGFDDVAVDLRIDDHEDPIPELERLLGLHEALSPDVADEDQVPDTPELMAELDARARSLGHPHFAAWMGTHNLEAYGGPDWTAKQVIEELRAATPDWTP, from the coding sequence ATGACGTTCTCGATCGTGGCCCGCTCCGCCGACGGTGATTCGTGGGGCGTGGCCGTTGCCTCGAAGTTCCTGGCGGTCGGCTCGGCCGTGCCGGCCGCGGTCGCCGGCGTCGGAGCCGTCGCCACCCAGGCCTGGGCGAACGTGGCCTACAAGGGTCTTGCCCTCGCGCACCTCGACGAGGGCGCCACCGCGTCCATCGCGGTCCAGCGCCTGATCGAGGAGGACGACGGCCGCGACCACCGCCAGGTGGGGATCGTCGACGTCGAGGGCGGCGCGGCGACGTACACCGGCTCGGCGTGCCTGGAATGGGCGGGCGGCCTCACCGGGGACGGTTTCGCGGTCCAGGGCAACATCCTGGCCGGGTCGGAGGTGATCGAGGCGATGCGCGACGCCTTCGAGGCGAGCGACCCCGAGGCACCTCTTGCTCGCCGGCTCCTGGCCGCGCTCGCCGCCGGGGACGAGGCCGGCGGGGACAGCCGCGGCCGTCAGTCGGCGGCGCTGCTCGTGGTCAAGGAGGGCGCGGGTTACGGCGGCTTCGACGACGTTGCGGTCGACCTGCGCATCGACGACCACGAGGACCCGATTCCCGAGCTCGAGCGCCTGCTCGGTCTGCACGAGGCGCTGAGCCCCGACGTCGCCGACGAGGACCAGGTGCCGGACACGCCGGAGCTGATGGCCGAGCTGGACGCGCGGGCCCGCTCGCTCGGGCACCCGCACTTCGCTGCATGGATGGGCACCCACAACCTCGAGGCGTACGGCGGTCCCGACTGGACGGCGAAGCAGGTCATCGAGGAGCTGCGCGCGGCCACGCCCGACTGGACGCCGTAG
- a CDS encoding response regulator transcription factor yields the protein MDALESQARLQVMVVDDHPMWRDAVAKDLEAAGLDVVATAATGTEAITRFRAARPQVVVLDLQIPAPSGVEVTATVLQEDPSARVLILSASGEQDDVLEAVKAGATGYLVKSASRDELIAAVRRVGVGDSVFTPGLAGLVLGEFRRMAQDPGPETPPGEQLTERETEVLKMVAKGMSYKQIAERLVLSHRTIQNHVQNTLRKLQLHNRVELTRYVIEQGLDD from the coding sequence ATGGACGCCCTGGAGTCACAGGCTCGGCTGCAGGTGATGGTCGTCGACGACCACCCGATGTGGCGCGATGCCGTCGCCAAGGACCTCGAGGCCGCCGGGCTCGACGTGGTGGCGACCGCCGCCACGGGCACCGAGGCGATCACCCGGTTCCGGGCCGCCCGGCCGCAGGTCGTCGTCCTCGACCTGCAGATCCCGGCGCCGAGCGGCGTCGAGGTGACGGCCACCGTCCTCCAGGAGGATCCGTCGGCGCGGGTGCTGATCCTCTCGGCGTCGGGCGAGCAGGACGACGTGCTGGAGGCGGTCAAGGCCGGGGCGACGGGCTACCTGGTCAAGTCCGCCTCGCGGGACGAGCTGATCGCGGCGGTGCGGCGGGTCGGCGTCGGCGACAGCGTGTTCACGCCGGGTCTCGCGGGGCTGGTGCTCGGGGAGTTCCGCCGGATGGCGCAGGACCCCGGACCGGAGACGCCGCCGGGGGAGCAGCTCACCGAGCGCGAGACCGAGGTGCTCAAGATGGTCGCCAAGGGCATGTCCTACAAGCAGATCGCCGAGCGCCTGGTGCTGTCGCACCGCACCATCCAGAACCACGTGCAGAACACCCTGCGCAAGCTGCAGCTCCACAACCGGGTCGAGCTGACCCGCTACGTGATCGAGCAGGGGCTGGACGACTGA
- a CDS encoding flavin reductase family protein: MTIHSSHPFADPEPDPARRLRGRLGTAVTLWTAGEGADRAGLTVTSLMVALGPTPSLLALLDPDSDLLAELRESRRAVVQLLTWEDRQLAESFAGTAPAPGGPFRQAEFATTPYGPLLAHATTHALVSLAAEREVGWSVEVEAVLDSITVGDSDDRPLLHRRGRFLALPE; the protein is encoded by the coding sequence GTGACGATCCACAGCAGCCATCCGTTCGCCGATCCGGAGCCCGACCCCGCGCGACGGCTCCGAGGTCGGCTCGGCACCGCGGTGACCCTCTGGACGGCAGGCGAGGGCGCGGATCGGGCCGGGCTCACCGTGACGTCGCTGATGGTCGCGCTCGGGCCGACGCCGAGCCTGCTGGCGCTGCTCGACCCCGACAGCGACCTGCTCGCCGAGCTGCGCGAGAGCCGGCGGGCGGTCGTCCAGCTGCTGACCTGGGAGGACCGGCAGCTCGCCGAGTCGTTTGCCGGGACGGCTCCTGCGCCGGGTGGGCCGTTCCGCCAGGCGGAGTTCGCCACGACGCCGTACGGGCCGCTGTTGGCGCACGCCACCACCCACGCACTGGTCTCCCTCGCCGCGGAGCGGGAGGTGGGGTGGTCGGTCGAGGTCGAGGCCGTCCTCGACTCGATCACCGTGGGTGACTCAGACGACAGGCCGTTGCTGCACCGCCGCGGCCGGTTCCTGGCCCTCCCTGAGTAG
- the macS gene encoding MacS family sensor histidine kinase: MTGASVRAVVAVENRMFRALAVLRVVVLVNAVVLIAYRNNFDHPAAGWGCVALMIGWTVYSIVTYAKPIRRTVRLLVADLAITVGLLAATPFVKGEWFNATIPGFWIMGALLAWAIRYGWRGGLTAAVVLGGTDLLIRTEFDQGNYGYVFLIVLGGPIVGYLVESLQQMAAERDRAEREAAAATERARLARVVHDGVLQVLALVQRRGSELGGDAAELGRLAGEQEQALRSLIRTQDRVTAADPASGVDLAAALGELSSRPGVEVALPGGPVDLPAPVVSELVAVVGACLDNVTRHVGESAPAWVLLDDLGDRVALSVRDEGDGIPAGRLDAARAEGRLGVSESIEGRIRDLGGTATLSTGELGTEWELVVPKP; the protein is encoded by the coding sequence GTGACCGGCGCTTCCGTCCGCGCGGTGGTCGCGGTCGAGAACCGGATGTTCCGCGCGCTGGCGGTGTTGCGGGTCGTCGTGCTCGTCAACGCGGTGGTGCTGATCGCCTACCGCAACAACTTCGACCATCCGGCCGCCGGCTGGGGGTGCGTCGCGCTCATGATCGGGTGGACGGTCTACTCGATCGTCACGTACGCGAAGCCGATCCGGCGCACCGTTCGGCTCCTGGTGGCCGACCTCGCCATCACGGTGGGCTTGCTCGCAGCAACCCCGTTCGTCAAGGGTGAGTGGTTCAACGCGACGATTCCCGGCTTCTGGATCATGGGCGCACTGCTGGCCTGGGCGATCCGTTACGGCTGGCGAGGTGGCCTGACCGCCGCAGTGGTCCTGGGCGGCACCGACCTGCTGATCCGCACCGAGTTCGACCAGGGCAACTACGGCTATGTCTTCCTGATCGTGCTGGGCGGCCCGATCGTCGGCTACCTGGTCGAGTCACTGCAGCAGATGGCGGCCGAGCGGGATCGCGCCGAGCGGGAGGCCGCGGCCGCCACCGAGCGGGCGCGGCTGGCCCGGGTCGTGCACGACGGCGTGCTCCAGGTGCTGGCGCTGGTCCAGCGTCGTGGCTCGGAGCTGGGCGGAGATGCCGCAGAGCTCGGGCGGTTGGCCGGCGAGCAGGAGCAGGCGCTGCGGAGCCTGATCCGCACCCAGGACCGGGTGACCGCCGCCGACCCTGCCAGTGGAGTTGACCTGGCCGCGGCGCTCGGCGAGCTCTCGTCGCGACCCGGTGTCGAGGTCGCGCTCCCCGGCGGACCGGTCGACCTCCCGGCCCCGGTCGTCTCGGAGCTGGTGGCCGTGGTCGGCGCCTGTCTCGACAACGTGACCCGGCATGTCGGCGAGAGCGCTCCCGCCTGGGTGCTGCTGGACGACCTGGGCGACCGGGTTGCGCTCTCGGTTCGGGACGAGGGGGACGGCATCCCCGCGGGCCGGCTGGACGCCGCCCGCGCCGAGGGCCGGCTCGGTGTCAGTGAGTCGATCGAGGGCCGGATCCGTGACCTCGGAGGTACGGCGACGCTGAGCACCGGCGAGCTCGGCACCGAGTGGGAGCTCGTCGTCCCCAAGCCCTGA
- a CDS encoding lysophospholipid acyltransferase family protein, whose translation MFYWFLKFIALGPVLKLVFRPRADGVENVPAEGPAILASNHLSYADWLFMPLVVPRKVSFVAKAEYFTTPGVKGWLQKTFFSGTGNIPIDRAGADAAAGALLSAKRVLGEGELFGIYPEGTRSHDGRLYRGKTGIARLALETGVPVIPVAVVGTDVVAPPGKKFGRWTRPHVRFGKPLDFSRYAGLENDRFILRSITDEIMYEIMRLSGQEYVDMYASRAKEESKKGDSAKGDEQRKPAA comes from the coding sequence GTGTTCTACTGGTTCCTCAAGTTCATCGCCCTCGGGCCCGTGCTCAAGCTGGTCTTCCGGCCGCGCGCCGACGGAGTCGAGAACGTCCCGGCCGAAGGCCCGGCGATCCTCGCCAGCAACCACCTGTCCTACGCCGACTGGCTCTTCATGCCGCTCGTCGTGCCGCGCAAGGTGAGCTTCGTCGCCAAGGCGGAGTACTTCACGACCCCCGGCGTCAAGGGCTGGCTGCAGAAGACCTTCTTCAGCGGCACCGGCAACATCCCGATCGACCGCGCGGGCGCGGACGCCGCGGCCGGCGCCCTGCTGTCGGCGAAGCGGGTCCTGGGCGAGGGTGAGCTGTTCGGGATCTACCCCGAAGGCACCCGGTCGCACGACGGCCGCCTCTACCGCGGCAAGACCGGCATCGCCCGGCTCGCTCTCGAGACCGGGGTGCCGGTGATCCCCGTCGCCGTCGTCGGCACCGACGTGGTGGCCCCGCCGGGCAAGAAGTTCGGCCGCTGGACCCGGCCGCACGTCCGCTTCGGCAAGCCGCTCGACTTCTCCCGCTACGCGGGACTGGAGAACGACCGGTTCATCCTGCGGTCGATCACCGACGAGATCATGTACGAGATCATGCGGCTGTCGGGCCAGGAGTACGTCGACATGTACGCCTCCCGTGCCAAGGAGGAGTCCAAGAAGGGCGACTCCGCGAAGGGCGACGAGCAGCGCAAGCCAGCAGCGTAA
- a CDS encoding alpha/beta hydrolase: MSRHPDFEALTVDARPELTDGRRIGVLLSHGFTGSPFSIRPWGRSLAEHGYGVRVPLLPGHATTWQDLNTTTWDDWYGTLRAEFDVLTAEHDAVVLGGLSMGGALVLRLAADVGDQVAGVMVVNPALASKRLDVKALGVMKRLVPSTPGIADDIKKPGAKEHGYTRTPLRAIHSFVQAWKPLIADLTRVTAPLIYFRSAEDHVVDGASQPIILGGVSSTDVEVVALPDSYHVATLDNDAETIFERSAEFVARVTSAG, from the coding sequence ATGAGCCGTCACCCCGACTTCGAGGCACTGACCGTCGACGCCCGCCCCGAGCTGACCGACGGGCGCCGGATCGGTGTGCTCCTGAGCCACGGTTTCACCGGCTCGCCCTTCTCCATCCGGCCCTGGGGCCGCTCGCTGGCGGAGCACGGGTACGGCGTACGCGTGCCCCTCCTCCCGGGCCATGCGACGACGTGGCAGGACCTCAACACCACGACCTGGGACGACTGGTACGGCACGCTCCGGGCGGAGTTCGACGTCCTGACCGCCGAGCACGACGCCGTCGTCCTCGGCGGGCTGTCGATGGGTGGGGCGCTGGTGCTGCGGCTGGCCGCCGACGTCGGCGACCAGGTGGCCGGCGTCATGGTCGTCAACCCGGCGCTCGCCTCGAAGCGGCTCGACGTCAAGGCGCTGGGTGTCATGAAGCGGCTGGTCCCGTCGACCCCCGGCATCGCCGACGACATCAAGAAGCCAGGGGCCAAGGAGCATGGCTACACCCGCACGCCGCTCAGGGCCATCCACTCGTTCGTGCAGGCCTGGAAGCCGCTGATCGCCGACCTCACGCGGGTGACGGCGCCGCTGATCTACTTCCGGTCCGCGGAGGACCACGTCGTCGACGGAGCGTCGCAGCCGATCATCCTCGGCGGCGTCTCCTCGACGGACGTCGAGGTGGTGGCGCTGCCGGACTCCTACCACGTGGCCACGCTCGACAACGACGCCGAGACCATCTTCGAGCGGTCGGCAGAGTTCGTCGCCCGCGTGACCTCGGCCGGCTGA